A portion of the Nitrospira defluvii genome contains these proteins:
- the yihA gene encoding ribosome biogenesis GTP-binding protein YihA/YsxC encodes MKLLGAEFIKSSVSPEQFPADRLPEIAFVGRSNVGKSSLINSLLHRKKLAKVSKTPGKTRAINFFTVRTSDQHLPLLSLVDLPGYGYAKVSKTMRAQWGPMIEQYLEQRQSLGAIILLIESRVWMPQDVMTVQWVQSLGCGLIIVLTKADKLRQSERKPAVAAVRNACGLGPEVPILLYSAETHEGRDALWGEIRTQFKT; translated from the coding sequence ATGAAACTACTTGGCGCCGAGTTTATCAAAAGTTCCGTGTCCCCAGAACAGTTTCCTGCCGACCGCTTGCCGGAGATCGCGTTTGTCGGTCGATCGAATGTCGGTAAGTCGTCGCTGATCAATTCCCTGCTGCATCGAAAGAAGCTGGCCAAGGTCAGCAAGACTCCGGGAAAAACCCGGGCTATCAACTTTTTCACGGTGCGCACGTCCGACCAGCATCTGCCGCTGTTGTCGCTGGTGGACTTGCCCGGTTACGGCTATGCCAAAGTGTCCAAAACCATGCGGGCACAGTGGGGGCCGATGATCGAGCAATATCTGGAACAGCGCCAATCCCTCGGCGCAATCATTCTGCTGATCGAGTCGCGGGTGTGGATGCCGCAGGATGTCATGACCGTGCAATGGGTCCAGTCGCTTGGCTGCGGCCTCATCATCGTCCTGACCAAGGCCGACAAATTGCGGCAGAGCGAGCGGAAGCCGGCCGTCGCCGCCGTGCGCAATGCCTGCGGATTGGGCCCGGAAGTACCGATCCTGCTCTATTCCGCGGAAACGCATGAAGGGCGGGATGCCTTGTGGGGGGAGATTCGCACGCAGTTTAAAACTTAA
- a CDS encoding peptidylprolyl isomerase — protein MNHRLHVVSTRLRAILRMSAGTRPDSAPWTRPLIGWLVTGLLLGVCAVTPLTHPAEAAKLEDRIVAVVNSDLIMWSELKRDLLPDQERLRKLYKGEELERRLKTAEAIAVTKMIERKLQLQAAKNKGVDVSDQEVAQAMEEMKKQGEALNSTDPNTARNVREQLTLMRVVDREVRGLIMVAESEMKRYYQEHQDRFAYPEEYQLSQILIKPRTPDGLSAAQGRAEALLATLKQGEPFEDLAIRFSDGADASRGGRLGLVRQGELIPALEQALTSLQVGQVTGIVETAEGLHIVRVDDKKPRQFRPFEQVKAEIQTLVFQQKTEDQYQIWMADLKNKAYIEIKF, from the coding sequence ATGAATCACCGATTGCATGTCGTCTCGACGCGTCTCCGCGCCATATTGCGCATGTCCGCCGGCACCAGGCCGGATTCCGCTCCGTGGACCCGCCCGCTTATCGGCTGGCTTGTCACCGGTCTCCTGCTCGGTGTCTGTGCCGTCACGCCCCTGACCCATCCCGCAGAAGCCGCCAAACTGGAAGACCGCATCGTGGCCGTCGTCAATTCCGATCTGATCATGTGGTCGGAACTCAAGCGCGACCTGCTGCCCGACCAGGAGCGTCTGCGCAAACTGTATAAGGGCGAGGAGCTGGAACGCCGCCTCAAGACGGCCGAGGCCATCGCTGTCACAAAAATGATCGAGCGCAAACTGCAGCTGCAAGCCGCCAAGAACAAGGGTGTGGATGTGTCCGATCAGGAAGTCGCGCAGGCGATGGAAGAAATGAAGAAGCAGGGGGAAGCGCTCAACAGCACCGACCCGAACACCGCCAGGAACGTCCGCGAGCAACTGACGTTGATGCGTGTGGTGGACCGCGAAGTGCGCGGCTTGATCATGGTCGCCGAGTCGGAGATGAAGCGATACTACCAGGAGCACCAGGATCGTTTTGCCTATCCTGAGGAATATCAGTTGAGCCAAATCCTCATCAAGCCGCGCACGCCGGACGGGCTCTCGGCCGCCCAGGGGCGGGCAGAAGCACTCCTGGCCACCCTGAAACAGGGCGAACCTTTTGAGGATCTGGCGATTCGCTTTTCCGACGGAGCGGACGCCTCACGCGGCGGTCGATTGGGACTGGTCCGGCAAGGTGAGTTGATTCCGGCGCTGGAACAGGCCCTCACCTCGCTGCAAGTGGGACAGGTGACGGGCATCGTGGAGACGGCGGAAGGACTGCACATCGTGCGCGTCGACGACAAAAAGCCGCGCCAGTTTCGACCCTTCGAACAGGTCAAGGCCGAAATCCAAACCCTGGTCTTTCAGCAAAAGACCGAGGATCAATATCAGATCTGGATGGCCGACCTCAAAAACAAGGCATACATCGAAATTAAGTTTTAA
- a CDS encoding peptidylprolyl isomerase, whose protein sequence is MTSRQTTHHSHRHLRLTGAALAFYALGSLSGCAEPPQEEPVIAMINGRSITQAEFDIRWEELSQATRARYEKEGGKRRFLDELIMRELLMQEARKQGIDQSDDIREKTLRYREQLILDELLKDRIKTKVEISKEELDAYLEKHANQLLANPKVQVSVMLLPNVYAARDLKRQVEAGGNFTRFALRYSIDERSRAKGGDLGPYRKGLLEPELDALIPSMHPGVLSDPIKTDKGYYLMKVSPLEPEILQADQATRERLRQELLAEKRRKRLDDVFAELRTGATIRMADAARYVTDEPGRQ, encoded by the coding sequence ATGACGTCACGGCAGACCACTCATCATTCGCATCGGCACCTTCGACTGACCGGCGCCGCGTTGGCATTCTACGCACTCGGCTCGCTGTCCGGCTGTGCGGAACCGCCGCAGGAAGAGCCGGTGATCGCCATGATCAACGGACGCTCCATTACTCAAGCCGAATTCGATATCCGGTGGGAGGAACTGTCCCAGGCCACCCGCGCACGTTACGAAAAAGAGGGCGGGAAACGCCGGTTCCTCGATGAATTGATCATGCGCGAGTTGCTGATGCAGGAGGCGCGCAAGCAGGGGATCGATCAATCGGATGACATCCGCGAGAAGACGTTGCGGTACCGCGAACAGTTGATTCTTGATGAATTGCTGAAGGACCGGATCAAGACGAAGGTCGAGATCTCCAAAGAAGAGTTGGATGCGTACCTCGAAAAACATGCCAACCAACTTCTGGCCAATCCCAAGGTGCAGGTCTCGGTCATGCTGCTGCCGAACGTCTACGCGGCCAGAGACCTCAAACGTCAGGTGGAAGCCGGCGGTAACTTCACCCGCTTCGCCCTGCGGTATTCGATCGACGAGCGAAGCCGCGCCAAGGGCGGAGACCTGGGACCCTATCGCAAAGGCTTGCTGGAGCCGGAACTCGATGCCTTGATTCCTTCCATGCACCCCGGGGTGCTGAGCGATCCGATCAAGACCGACAAGGGTTACTACCTCATGAAGGTCAGTCCGCTGGAGCCGGAAATTCTGCAGGCGGATCAAGCCACCCGCGAACGCCTCCGGCAGGAATTGCTGGCCGAAAAGCGCCGCAAGCGGCTGGACGACGTGTTCGCCGAGCTCCGCACCGGCGCGACGATCCGCATGGCCGACGCCGCTCGTTACGTGACGGATGAACCAGGGCGCCAGTAA